Part of the Rhizobium sp. WYJ-E13 genome is shown below.
GGCCGATCTTCACATAGGACGGCCCCAGCCGTTCAACGGCTTTAGCCAGCCGGTCGCTGCGCTTCTGGGATTTGCTTCGATTGCGGGCGAACATGCCCACGAAGGATTTCGCCAGGCTGATCGATGGCGGCAGACCCTCCGAAGGCAGGGCCGAGATGACGCCTTCGCGCACCAAAATCCAGCCGACCCTTGCGAGCCTGAAATATGCTCCGAAAGCACTCATGCGGATCAAAGCTTCCAGCCGGAATGCAGCGCAGCGATGCCGCCGGTATAATTGGTGTAGGTCACGCGCGAAAAGCCGGCCGTGCGGATCATCGCCGCGAAATTCTCCTGGTTCGGGAACTTGCGGATCGATTCCACAAGATACTGGTAAGGCTCGGCATCGCCGGTGATCGCCTTGCCGAATTTCGGAATGGCGTTGAAGGACCAGGCTTCGTAAACCTTGTCGAGAACCGGCAGGTCCACTTCCGAAAATTCCAGCACGAGCAGCCGTCCGCCGCGTTTCAGCACGCGATAGGCTTCCGAGAGCGCCACCTCGATCCGCGGCACGTTGCGGATGCCGAAGGCGATCGTATAGGCATCGAAGCTGTTTGCCTCGAAAGGAAGGTCCTCGGCATTGGCTTCCACGAAGGTGAGATTGTCCGAAAGCTTCTTCTTTGCCGCCCGCTCCGCACCGACGCCGAGCATCGAGCCGTTGATGTCGAGCACGGTCGCATGCGCCTGGCGGTTCGAGGCTTCGACGATGCGGAAGGCGATATCACCGGTGCCGCCGGCAACGTCGAGCACCTTGTAGCCCGGCTCCTTGCGCGGGTTCAGCGCCGCAATCATCGCGTCCTTCCAGGCCCTGTGCATGCCCATGGACATGACGTCGTTCATGATGTCGTAGC
Proteins encoded:
- the ubiE gene encoding bifunctional demethylmenaquinone methyltransferase/2-methoxy-6-polyprenyl-1,4-benzoquinol methylase UbiE; this translates as MSDSRTSADGGMETSYGFREVPTGEKQGLVNEVFHKVAKRYDIMNDVMSMGMHRAWKDAMIAALNPRKEPGYKVLDVAGGTGDIAFRIVEASNRQAHATVLDINGSMLGVGAERAAKKKLSDNLTFVEANAEDLPFEANSFDAYTIAFGIRNVPRIEVALSEAYRVLKRGGRLLVLEFSEVDLPVLDKVYEAWSFNAIPKFGKAITGDAEPYQYLVESIRKFPNQENFAAMIRTAGFSRVTYTNYTGGIAALHSGWKL